The Setaria italica strain Yugu1 chromosome VIII, Setaria_italica_v2.0, whole genome shotgun sequence genome includes the window TTATTTCCACCCACCCTCCGACCTTTATTGTAGGCTCATCAGCTCTCGCGGATCGGCTCACGACGGCTGTTgaggcagcgccggcggctAACAACATCAGGGCTTGGCGCCGCCCACCGGCATAAGCGCTGTGGGGCTTGGCTGCTTGCTCTTGGTGCTCAGCAGGTTTGGAGGCAGCCCTGACCACGATGAGGCTGCGGCGAGGCACGGCTGCTGCCATTACGGAGATGCAGGACGCGTTGGTGGTGAGGAATGCCATTGGCTGAATGGATGCTTTCTGTATGTGTTGCTCTTTTCTCTTTCTAGTTATGTGTTGCTGGCAATACTAGTCCTGCAGACTGCCTTCTGCTCGAGGAAGCTCTTGCTATAAATAGGCTCCTAAACCTGTAAATAAACAAGTTTATTTTCTTACAGTACCTAGTCTGCAGCCACTAATGTACGGGGCACGTGTCATGATGATCTACTCTATACAATGATAGCTAATTTTAGCGGTCCCATAAAGAACAAGTGACGTGTTATCTGTATGCTACTCGTGAACAACGAGTGCATTGTCTCGATCTATCTATTCGTGAAACATGCTTTGATCTGGGAATGAAAGGATTGCACCCGTCCTTTTGCCACTTTCGCAATCGAGGGTGAATGTGTGTTTGTATTCTGTTTTCCCCCTAGTGATGTAAGCATAACAATATTTGATTTAAAATATTTGAAATAGTCTAGATTGCTGGTTGATCATGACAATCAATGGTCTAGTTTTTTCTCTGTTTTTATTAGTTATATTTGATACACATCATTGGATTAAGCGACTGTCTCATGATCATAACAATCAATGGCATATATCTTTATTTCTCTTAATTAATAATTTTTCCCATGGGTGTAACGTGGTGGTTTCTAACATTCAAATATTAGAATAATAGATAATAAAGATGCAGTGGATCTCCAAATAATGCCTTAATTTGGAATAATCTTTTTTATATTCAAGTTATATTTGTAATGCGAAGGCGTGTGTTTCACACATAGTGGTACGACAATGCAAGTCACTGTCCTACATACACATGCAAAAACACTCAGAAGTGATAAAAATATGCTGGTCCATTCCTTTCAAGCCCAAATCAAGGCATGTTCACGTCTAACAAAATGACAACACACGTACCAGGTTGTGTGCCAAATGGACCACTTTTGTCTACAAATCACAAAAAACGTGCAGACCAGAGATTCACGAGCACATCAGAGCAAATGAATACGGACGGGACTAACATCCTTACAAAAAATCCTGGAACTTTTCAATACCGTtaatttctctctctctctcgcccccCCTCCTCAGAGGGATATGAAATGCTTGCTTCATTTCAGTGTCCACATTTGctccgagggtggaactccgcttcgcccgaccccgagtcctggggtcggatgcgcccgaccctccgagggtggaactccgcctcgcccgaccctgaggaTCGCACTCGGCGGTCCtttgttgatggagttggtagaaatcggccgattaggaggccggagcaattgggccggtatgggcttaaacTGGACTATGAAGTTAaggagggagtcagcccatgagagcatgatgatcaactccagtacgaattGTACTTGTAattattcgttttcgtttaaaattagagatagagtttgtttaaaattagagatagagttctagtcggttaagaaatcatttgtaacaggctataaatagtcaccttcatagatctgtaatcaccaCAAaagcaatacaacaaactactatttcctcgcacttactttcgagcaggcgacttcgccaatactttttcttctttctcacgagttcgtacgggtcggcggggctgcatcaacttgatctccggctaattctgtaagttccgtttatcgagtaacatctaagctttaacttcgggcgcatcgctgtcgtttcatttagatttattcactagttatcgatatttactagaatcctaggttttgcctgttgttctagtttttatcaccagttatccagctaggaattggaactttcggcttcCTTATACTTCGTTGTTCAATCTATTGTTTTTCTGCATAGctgatttagatctattcctagtgttgttactgtactgttgtttagattactccagcagtCTTCTTTACTAAtgctgcccggtaatcggctgtattatagccgattcctttattacggcaaatcggccgatccgctgataagctatctcgagatcggaaccttagccgatcgcaacctctgggatctgacacgtttctttccttgccaatcaacaggtcagattggctggcacgccgcgtgaaccgcaccagggcaatcacctgaacaggagttaagcagattctcccgggtcgcgtgtccgacgctggggattcgatcagtcgatttctagcgccaacacacttttggcacgcctagtgggaccaatacaaccgtcactatgtcgaaagctgctgaag containing:
- the LOC111258290 gene encoding cysteine proteinase inhibitor 8-like; its protein translation is MAFLTTNASCISVMAAAVPRRSLIVVRAASKPAEHQEQAAKPHSAYAGGRRQALMLLAAGAASTAVVSRSARADEPTIKVGGWVEIKDVMNPSVQDMGRWAVAEHNAKTGEKLQFSKVVRGQQQVVAGMNYMLDVETKEPSRFYGAFVFDPLPNSSEKRQLKYFKPLIG